The following proteins are co-located in the Sporosarcina pasteurii genome:
- a CDS encoding CotY/CotZ family spore coat protein — MGCGKCEHDHKHKHHSKGCVCEVVRAIKEIQDIGTDDDCATCSTSCFMEPLGGIVSPGRRNQFDTRVFMLLTKNGDPFKAFYRDRDRHDTDCFSVFFRVEEVFDNCCATLRVLEPRKRSGEEVDLVDCTHTTIDLKKICATRRFRSTESCITVDLSCFCGVQCIDDVFLDIC; from the coding sequence ATGGGATGTGGTAAATGTGAACATGATCACAAACACAAACACCATTCAAAAGGATGTGTTTGTGAAGTAGTTCGTGCAATTAAAGAAATTCAAGACATTGGAACAGACGACGATTGTGCTACTTGCTCAACTAGCTGCTTTATGGAGCCTCTTGGCGGTATCGTGAGCCCAGGACGCAGAAATCAATTTGATACACGTGTATTTATGCTCTTAACTAAAAACGGGGATCCTTTTAAAGCATTTTACCGTGATAGAGACCGTCATGATACGGATTGCTTCTCTGTATTTTTCCGTGTTGAGGAGGTTTTTGATAACTGCTGCGCTACATTAAGAGTATTAGAGCCAAGAAAGCGGAGCGGTGAAGAAGTTGATTTAGTCGATTGCACGCATACAACAATTGATTTGAAAAAAATATGCGCTACTCGTCGCTTTAGAAGCACTGAAAGCTGTATTACAGTCGACCTAAGCTGTTTCTGTGGCGTACAATGTATCGATGACGTATTCCTCGATATTTGCTAA
- the spoVAE gene encoding stage V sporulation protein AE — translation MSMFITAFVVGGLICVIGQLLFDVAKLTPAHTLCILVVSGSILDGFGWYEPLIDFAGAGATIPITSFGNALTHGAMAEAEKHGLVGVLTGMFEVTSSGISAAILFGFIAALLFKSKGKN, via the coding sequence ATGTCAATGTTCATTACAGCTTTTGTTGTCGGGGGACTAATTTGTGTAATTGGCCAACTATTATTTGATGTAGCAAAACTAACGCCAGCGCATACACTTTGTATACTCGTTGTGAGTGGTTCAATTCTAGATGGATTTGGTTGGTATGAGCCGCTTATTGACTTTGCTGGTGCAGGAGCTACAATCCCTATTACTTCATTTGGAAATGCATTAACGCATGGGGCAATGGCTGAAGCTGAAAAACATGGTCTTGTCGGAGTTTTAACTGGGATGTTTGAAGTAACGAGTTCTGGAATTAGTGCAGCCATATTGTTTGGTTTTATAGCCGCATTATTATTTAAATCTAAAGGTAAAAATTAA
- the prpE gene encoding bis(5'-nucleosyl)-tetraphosphatase PrpE: MKYDIIGDIHGCFDELIQLLQKLGYSLDTGIPIHPEGRKIAFVGDAMDRGPNSLKTIELMFRLQDNRELIYSPGNHCNKFYRFAKGNNVQLQHGIETTVAELHALPKEKQVNFLNRYQSFYESLPLYVSLNNGNLIIVHAGIRENLIGSKNHKKIRTFVLYGDITGEKLPDGRPVRKDWAITYRGKPFIVYGHTPVQEARFINNTVNIDTGCVFGGKLTAIRYPEMEVVSVPSSLPFMPDRFTSFP; the protein is encoded by the coding sequence TTGAAATACGATATTATAGGCGACATTCACGGCTGTTTCGATGAGCTTATACAACTTTTACAAAAACTCGGCTATTCTTTAGACACGGGCATTCCGATTCATCCTGAAGGACGTAAAATTGCTTTTGTAGGCGATGCAATGGATCGAGGGCCAAATTCCTTAAAAACAATCGAACTGATGTTTCGACTTCAGGACAATAGAGAACTAATTTATTCCCCGGGAAATCATTGTAATAAATTTTACCGCTTTGCAAAAGGGAATAATGTACAGCTCCAACATGGTATTGAAACAACAGTCGCAGAACTTCATGCTTTACCCAAAGAGAAACAAGTGAATTTCTTAAATCGATATCAAAGCTTTTATGAATCATTGCCATTATATGTAAGTTTGAATAACGGCAACTTAATTATCGTCCATGCCGGAATACGAGAAAATTTAATCGGTAGTAAAAACCATAAAAAAATCCGTACATTTGTATTATATGGAGATATTACAGGTGAAAAATTACCTGATGGACGCCCTGTTCGGAAAGACTGGGCTATCACATACCGTGGAAAACCATTTATTGTATACGGTCACACCCCAGTACAGGAAGCTCGCTTTATTAACAATACTGTAAATATCGATACGGGTTGCGTATTCGGTGGTAAGTTAACAGCTATTCGCTATCCGGAAATGGAAGTTGTTTCCGTTCCCTCTTCTCTTCCATTTATGCCAGATCGCTTTACATCTTTCCCATAA
- a CDS encoding NAD kinase: MKYSIQSRNDKLSNQLMDEAINYLKGFGFVYDKDEPDIVLSIGGDGTLLHAFHKYSYRLEDTAFVGIHTGHLGFYADWKPEEIEKLVISLARKEFDVIEYPLLDVTINYREQKDSTQYLALNESSIKSPEVTLVMDVELNDKHFERFRGDGLCMSTPSGSTAYSKALGGAIVHPSLPTMQLTEMASINNRVFRTVGAPLILPAHHKCVLKPVKGPDFMVTIDHLQLLHKDVKSIEYRVSTEKIRFARFRPFPFWRRVRNAFIENNG, translated from the coding sequence ATGAAGTACTCTATCCAATCTAGAAATGATAAATTATCTAATCAGTTAATGGATGAAGCAATCAATTATCTAAAAGGATTTGGATTTGTCTATGACAAGGATGAGCCGGATATCGTATTGTCGATTGGCGGGGATGGTACGTTATTGCATGCATTTCATAAATACAGTTATCGTTTAGAAGATACGGCTTTTGTGGGCATTCATACTGGGCATCTTGGCTTTTATGCAGACTGGAAGCCAGAGGAAATCGAGAAGCTCGTCATTTCTTTAGCCCGAAAAGAATTTGATGTAATTGAATATCCATTGCTTGATGTGACCATTAATTATCGTGAACAAAAGGATAGTACGCAGTATTTAGCATTAAACGAGTCATCTATTAAGTCACCGGAAGTGACACTTGTGATGGATGTTGAGTTAAACGATAAACATTTCGAACGTTTTCGCGGTGATGGGTTATGCATGTCAACCCCTTCTGGATCGACGGCTTATAGTAAGGCATTAGGAGGAGCGATTGTGCATCCTTCATTACCTACAATGCAGTTAACTGAAATGGCTTCTATCAATAACAGAGTGTTTCGAACAGTTGGAGCACCGCTTATTTTACCTGCACACCATAAATGCGTGTTGAAACCAGTGAAAGGGCCTGATTTCATGGTGACAATTGATCATTTACAATTATTACATAAAGATGTCAAATCAATCGAATACAGGGTATCTACAGAAAAAATTCGTTTTGCCAGATTCCGTCCCTTCCCATTCTGGAGAAGAGTACGTAATGCGTTCATTGAAAACAATGGTTAA
- a CDS encoding YjcZ family sporulation protein produces the protein MFGYNPCAGGYGVGGHGHGNGYGCGRERKGYYGGSTFVLIVVLFILLIIVGCSFV, from the coding sequence ATGTTTGGATATAATCCTTGCGCGGGTGGATACGGAGTAGGCGGTCATGGTCACGGTAATGGCTATGGCTGCGGACGCGAACGAAAAGGATATTACGGCGGTTCAACTTTCGTTCTAATTGTTGTTCTCTTCATCCTGCTTATTATTGTCGGCTGTAGCTTTGTATAA
- a CDS encoding TAXI family TRAP transporter solute-binding subunit: MKKGKLRLLAVISMIAMLVLAACNSDSTSDGGTKEKDNYDNLSILTGGAQGTYYPLGGSFADFISKETGIKTDAEVSQASAANMIDLKEGAAEIAFVQTDIAYYAANGELMFEDEVIDEVSAIGSLYPETVQLVTLEKSGIKSFEDLKGKKVSVGAIGSGTEANAKQLLEIHGLTMDDIDAQNLDFGESQESIQSGQIDAAFVTAGTPTGAVEGLNAVAKVFIVPIEDAKADELIEKYPYYAKEVIPSGTYGSTEDTNAVSVGAMLVVKNELPEDLVYEITKAVYDNASTLTHDKGQYIKAETGLDGVGIDVHPGAQKYFDEVNGK; this comes from the coding sequence ATGAAAAAGGGGAAACTCCGTTTATTGGCAGTCATTTCAATGATTGCGATGCTTGTACTGGCTGCTTGTAACTCAGATAGTACTAGTGATGGAGGAACAAAAGAAAAAGATAACTATGATAATTTAAGTATTTTAACAGGTGGTGCGCAAGGAACATACTATCCACTTGGCGGATCGTTTGCTGATTTTATTTCAAAAGAGACTGGTATTAAAACAGACGCAGAAGTTTCACAAGCTTCCGCAGCAAATATGATTGATTTAAAAGAGGGCGCTGCAGAAATCGCATTTGTTCAAACGGACATCGCTTATTATGCGGCAAACGGTGAATTAATGTTTGAGGATGAAGTAATTGATGAAGTATCTGCAATTGGTTCACTTTATCCAGAAACAGTTCAACTTGTTACTCTTGAAAAAAGTGGGATTAAATCTTTTGAAGATCTGAAAGGTAAAAAGGTTTCAGTCGGTGCGATTGGTTCAGGAACAGAAGCGAATGCTAAACAATTACTTGAAATTCATGGACTTACAATGGATGATATTGATGCGCAAAACCTAGACTTTGGAGAGTCCCAGGAAAGTATTCAATCAGGACAAATCGATGCGGCATTCGTTACAGCTGGTACGCCAACAGGTGCGGTTGAAGGATTGAATGCAGTTGCTAAAGTATTTATCGTGCCAATTGAGGATGCTAAAGCAGATGAGCTGATTGAGAAATACCCTTACTATGCAAAGGAAGTCATTCCTTCAGGTACTTATGGTTCAACTGAAGATACAAATGCAGTATCAGTAGGTGCGATGCTCGTTGTTAAAAATGAACTACCAGAAGACTTAGTGTATGAAATTACGAAAGCAGTCTACGATAATGCATCGACATTAACGCATGATAAAGGTCAATATATTAAAGCTGAAACGGGATTAGATGGCGTCGGTATTGACGTTCACCCGGGTGCGCAAAAATATTTTGATGAAGTGAACGGAAAGTAA
- a CDS encoding YjcG family protein, whose translation MKYGIVAFPSKELQDLANGYRKRYDPHYALITPHMTIKGVFDADDKEIEEVAKAIKKVTDKHSPFELNVTKVSTFAPITNAIYFKAEPNEKLVNLHHELNYDFFGDEPEYAFVPHITIAQKLSSGEHDDIIGQLKMIGVNHSEMIDRLHLLYQLEDGSWTVYETFRLEGKQ comes from the coding sequence ATGAAATACGGTATTGTAGCGTTTCCTTCAAAAGAACTTCAAGATTTAGCGAATGGATATCGTAAGCGATATGACCCACATTATGCACTCATTACACCTCATATGACAATTAAAGGTGTTTTTGATGCAGATGATAAAGAAATTGAAGAAGTTGCAAAAGCAATTAAAAAAGTGACTGATAAACACAGTCCATTTGAATTAAATGTCACAAAAGTTAGTACATTTGCACCAATTACAAATGCAATTTATTTTAAAGCTGAACCTAACGAAAAACTTGTAAACTTGCATCACGAGTTAAACTATGATTTCTTCGGTGATGAACCAGAGTATGCATTCGTTCCTCATATTACAATCGCACAAAAACTTTCTTCAGGTGAACATGACGATATTATTGGTCAATTAAAAATGATTGGTGTGAATCATTCCGAAATGATTGATCGATTACATCTACTCTATCAACTTGAAGACGGTTCTTGGACAGTATACGAGACATTCCGTCTAGAAGGAAAGCAGTAA
- a CDS encoding phosphatidylglycerophosphatase A — translation MVSSRKKVHSKIVEKATVDALKRRGVLLDDIAEIVYEMQLPYNEKLTMEHCIESIESVLKKRELQHAILVGIELDELAEQRKLSEPLQQIVESDEGLFGVDETIALGAVFTYGSIAVTTFGHLDKNKIGIINELDTKKGRGVHTFLDDLVASIAASAASRIAHRTRDDEEAQESQH, via the coding sequence ATGGTAAGCAGTAGAAAGAAAGTACATTCAAAGATTGTTGAAAAAGCAACAGTAGACGCGTTAAAACGAAGAGGCGTTCTATTAGATGATATTGCTGAAATTGTATATGAAATGCAATTACCATATAATGAAAAGCTTACGATGGAACATTGCATAGAGTCCATAGAGAGTGTGTTGAAAAAGCGAGAATTACAACATGCGATTCTTGTCGGAATTGAACTCGATGAGCTTGCAGAGCAAAGAAAATTATCCGAACCGTTACAACAAATTGTTGAATCGGATGAAGGGTTGTTCGGTGTCGATGAAACCATTGCACTCGGTGCTGTTTTTACGTATGGCTCCATTGCTGTTACAACTTTTGGCCATTTAGATAAAAATAAAATTGGCATCATTAATGAACTAGATACGAAAAAAGGTAGAGGTGTCCATACCTTCCTAGATGATTTGGTCGCAAGTATCGCCGCATCGGCTGCTTCAAGAATTGCGCATCGTACCCGTGATGATGAAGAGGCGCAGGAATCCCAACATTAA
- the mgtE gene encoding magnesium transporter, with the protein MIERNPMNEEIIYDEESLIESLEQDDIIHFRELFLQLHPYDRATLYKKVEPELRKKMYFYLSPKELAEIFELSEIDDNDYKIFLEEMDATYAAEMFANMFVDNAVDVLNELDKSQVVSYLTLMDKESATEIKALLHYEEFTAGSIMTTEYVVIPQDSTVRSAMTILRNAAPEAETIYYVFVVDDDERLTGVVSLRDLIIAHEDTFIHSIMNERVVSVLVSEDQEEVARTIKDYNFLAVPVVDFQQHMLGIITVDDIIDVLDEEASDDYSKLAAVADMTTFDKNSFSAAKKRLPWLLILLVLGMLTANLIGAFEETIAQVALLAAFIPLIAGTAGNSGTQALAVAVRGIATRDIEDESKFKLLLREAGTGLLTGLICAIFVVGLIYVWKQEFLLGLLVGAAILVSIFVATISGSFIPLFMHKMKVDPAVASGPFITTLNDLISTLIYLGLATAFISNL; encoded by the coding sequence TTGATAGAAAGAAATCCAATGAATGAAGAGATTATTTACGATGAAGAAAGTTTAATCGAGTCATTAGAACAAGACGATATTATACACTTTAGGGAATTATTTTTACAACTTCATCCATATGATAGAGCAACACTTTATAAAAAGGTAGAACCAGAACTAAGGAAAAAAATGTATTTTTATTTATCGCCGAAAGAGCTAGCGGAAATTTTCGAGCTAAGTGAAATTGATGATAATGATTATAAAATATTTCTGGAAGAAATGGACGCTACGTATGCTGCAGAAATGTTTGCGAATATGTTCGTGGATAATGCTGTAGACGTCTTAAATGAACTTGATAAGTCACAAGTCGTCAGTTATCTAACATTAATGGATAAAGAATCAGCAACTGAAATTAAAGCTCTTTTACATTATGAAGAGTTTACAGCTGGATCGATTATGACGACCGAATATGTTGTCATTCCACAAGATTCTACGGTACGTTCAGCAATGACGATACTAAGAAATGCTGCACCTGAAGCAGAGACAATTTATTATGTCTTTGTTGTGGATGACGATGAACGCTTAACAGGCGTTGTATCTTTACGTGATTTAATAATCGCGCATGAAGATACGTTTATCCATTCTATTATGAATGAGCGCGTCGTGAGTGTCCTTGTAAGCGAAGATCAGGAAGAGGTAGCGCGCACAATTAAAGACTATAATTTCTTAGCAGTCCCTGTCGTTGATTTTCAACAACATATGCTTGGTATCATTACAGTCGATGACATTATCGACGTATTAGATGAAGAAGCATCAGATGACTACTCTAAACTTGCTGCGGTAGCAGATATGACTACATTTGATAAAAATTCATTTTCAGCAGCTAAAAAACGTTTACCGTGGCTGTTAATTTTACTTGTGCTTGGCATGTTAACAGCAAATTTAATTGGCGCCTTTGAAGAGACAATTGCACAGGTTGCTTTGCTAGCTGCCTTTATTCCTTTAATCGCGGGTACAGCTGGAAATAGTGGTACCCAAGCGCTTGCGGTTGCGGTGCGAGGGATTGCGACACGTGATATTGAAGACGAAAGTAAGTTTAAATTATTATTAAGAGAAGCAGGAACAGGACTATTAACAGGGCTAATTTGTGCGATTTTTGTCGTTGGATTAATTTACGTATGGAAACAAGAGTTTCTTCTCGGTTTGCTCGTTGGTGCTGCAATTCTTGTCTCGATATTTGTCGCTACAATATCAGGATCATTTATACCTTTATTTATGCATAAAATGAAAGTTGATCCGGCGGTGGCTTCGGGGCCATTTATTACGACTTTAAATGATTTAATTAGTACGTTAATCTATTTAGGGTTGGCAACTGCCTTTATTAGTAATTTGTAA
- a CDS encoding GNAT family N-acetyltransferase encodes MFNVTIVSSQHELEDAFFVRRKVFVKEQGVPLSLELDEYDDTSSHFVVYKGDSPIGAGRIRETNARTGKVERVCVLPEYRGLHLGKLIMQALENHGAQQGYEKIVLNAQSYAIPFYENLGYTITSPEFMDADIPHRSMEKNITN; translated from the coding sequence TTGTTTAACGTCACAATCGTCTCGTCACAACATGAATTGGAAGATGCGTTTTTTGTAAGAAGAAAAGTGTTCGTTAAAGAACAAGGGGTCCCGCTAAGCCTTGAATTAGATGAATACGATGATACTTCAAGCCATTTTGTCGTCTATAAAGGAGATTCACCAATCGGTGCAGGAAGAATCCGCGAAACAAATGCACGGACTGGAAAAGTCGAGCGAGTATGTGTCCTTCCCGAATATAGAGGACTGCATCTTGGGAAACTGATCATGCAAGCGCTTGAAAATCACGGGGCGCAGCAAGGCTACGAGAAAATTGTTTTAAATGCACAATCGTATGCAATCCCATTTTATGAGAACCTTGGATATACCATCACTTCACCTGAATTCATGGATGCGGATATTCCACATCGTTCAATGGAAAAAAACATTACAAATTAA
- a CDS encoding esterase family protein: MKQGRIEEVILSSEALGEDMQILIHLPYNYTPLYKYAVLIGSDGKDYIQYGRVGRVIDELIDEGEIEDVIFIGLPYKSVPERRRMYHPDGDKREAYTRFLAHELVPYIDEHYPTYQIGAGRVLMGDSLAATISLLTAAKYPNIFGKVILHSPYVDDVVLDQVNAVQDPAAISIYHVIGKEETEVKTQVDGIQDFLTPNRSLNQLIEKKGFPYFYEEFEGDHTWKYWQPDVRRAIAMTFGY, encoded by the coding sequence ATGAAGCAAGGTCGAATTGAAGAAGTTATTCTCTCTAGTGAGGCACTTGGTGAAGATATGCAAATTCTTATCCACTTACCTTATAACTATACGCCACTTTATAAATATGCAGTGCTCATCGGCTCAGACGGTAAAGATTATATTCAATATGGACGTGTTGGACGAGTCATTGATGAATTAATTGACGAAGGCGAAATTGAAGATGTTATTTTTATTGGCTTACCTTATAAAAGTGTTCCTGAACGTAGACGCATGTATCACCCAGATGGAGATAAAAGAGAAGCATACACACGTTTTCTTGCCCATGAGCTCGTCCCTTATATAGATGAACATTACCCTACCTATCAAATTGGGGCCGGTCGGGTTCTGATGGGCGATTCACTCGCAGCAACGATTTCACTTCTTACCGCTGCAAAATATCCAAATATTTTTGGGAAAGTGATACTCCATTCGCCTTACGTAGATGATGTAGTTCTCGATCAAGTAAATGCTGTGCAAGACCCGGCTGCTATTTCAATTTACCATGTAATCGGTAAGGAAGAAACTGAAGTGAAAACACAGGTTGATGGTATTCAAGATTTTTTAACACCAAATCGTTCATTAAATCAACTAATTGAAAAGAAAGGTTTTCCGTATTTCTATGAAGAATTCGAAGGAGACCATACGTGGAAGTATTGGCAACCTGACGTCAGACGTGCAATTGCTATGACTTTTGGCTATTAA
- a CDS encoding stage V sporulation protein AD: MVVKGILTFNSKPSIAATGVTVGPLERESPFSDLFDKVYDDERSNLVTNEQGHAKMIEDACMIALSKVDKVPSDADFLLIGDLVNQMTPSNFCASSLQIPYMGLFSACATSVSSLLMAALLTDTNLSTYSIAGAASQHNSIERQFRYPVEYGAQKPKTAQWTATAAGVATITKHQAGLPSITRGTMGRVIDLGVTDPLNMGAAMAPAAIDTLQRHLKGHQMKEDDYDLIMTGDLGLTGFEIYKALAERQEINVSDNFRDAGAEFYGGNSNFQSGASGAGCSSAVYFTEVFSKMMAGTYKKVLLIATGALLSPLSYQQGESIPCIAHAVELTMK; encoded by the coding sequence ATGGTAGTAAAAGGAATTTTAACATTCAATTCTAAGCCATCGATTGCGGCAACAGGTGTAACGGTAGGGCCACTTGAACGAGAAAGTCCATTCAGTGATTTATTTGATAAAGTATATGACGACGAACGAAGCAATCTCGTGACGAATGAACAGGGACATGCAAAAATGATTGAAGATGCATGTATGATTGCATTGAGTAAAGTTGATAAAGTCCCAAGTGATGCAGACTTTCTATTAATAGGTGACCTCGTAAACCAAATGACGCCTTCAAACTTTTGTGCAAGTTCCTTACAAATACCCTATATGGGATTATTTTCAGCCTGTGCCACTTCAGTTTCTTCATTGCTAATGGCTGCTTTATTAACAGATACCAATTTATCGACTTATTCGATTGCAGGAGCTGCAAGTCAACACAATTCTATTGAACGACAATTTCGGTACCCAGTTGAGTATGGCGCGCAAAAGCCAAAGACTGCTCAATGGACTGCCACAGCAGCTGGAGTAGCTACAATTACAAAACACCAGGCAGGGCTACCTTCTATTACAAGAGGGACGATGGGAAGAGTTATTGACTTAGGGGTAACAGACCCACTTAATATGGGGGCAGCAATGGCGCCTGCGGCTATCGATACTTTGCAACGACATTTGAAGGGCCATCAGATGAAAGAAGATGATTATGATTTGATCATGACAGGAGATCTTGGTTTAACAGGATTTGAGATTTATAAGGCATTAGCCGAAAGACAAGAAATTAACGTTTCGGATAACTTTAGAGATGCAGGTGCTGAATTTTACGGTGGTAATTCAAATTTTCAGTCTGGCGCAAGTGGTGCGGGATGTTCTTCTGCGGTTTATTTTACGGAGGTCTTTTCAAAAATGATGGCTGGTACGTATAAGAAAGTACTATTAATCGCTACAGGGGCATTATTATCGCCATTATCTTACCAACAAGGTGAAAGTATTCCATGCATCGCGCATGCCGTTGAATTAACGATGAAATGA
- a CDS encoding stage VI sporulation protein F has translation MNDSFFKKIESKTGVPMEEVFALANAIQFADFKNEKQVRKIIRNVGKLAKKNITPQMEDELVRSIVNDGKAFNFADIENMLKR, from the coding sequence ATGAATGATTCATTTTTCAAGAAAATAGAGTCGAAAACCGGCGTTCCAATGGAGGAAGTTTTTGCGTTAGCAAACGCTATCCAATTTGCTGATTTCAAAAACGAAAAGCAAGTGAGAAAGATCATTCGTAATGTAGGGAAACTTGCAAAAAAGAATATAACTCCACAAATGGAAGACGAACTCGTTCGTTCCATTGTGAACGACGGTAAAGCCTTTAATTTTGCCGATATTGAAAATATGCTTAAAAGATAA
- the spoVAC gene encoding stage V sporulation protein AC encodes MDEKKYAKLEQEISPKIPILRNVLTAFLTGGTICLIGQVISIFYMTYFDFTERTSSNPTVATMIFIAMLLTGFGQYKKIGQFGGAGAAVPITGFGNAVVSSAIEHKSEGYVLGVGGNMFKLAGSVILFGVASAFIVALIKTILVKLGVVSW; translated from the coding sequence ATGGATGAGAAAAAATACGCAAAGTTAGAACAAGAAATTTCTCCAAAAATACCTATCCTTCGAAATGTGCTGACGGCTTTTCTTACAGGTGGAACAATTTGTTTAATTGGACAAGTGATATCTATTTTTTATATGACTTATTTTGATTTTACAGAACGAACTTCGAGCAATCCAACTGTGGCCACAATGATATTTATTGCGATGTTACTAACAGGATTTGGACAGTATAAAAAAATTGGTCAGTTTGGTGGAGCGGGAGCGGCAGTTCCGATTACTGGATTTGGAAATGCGGTTGTTTCTTCTGCAATCGAGCATAAAAGCGAAGGATATGTGCTAGGGGTTGGCGGTAATATGTTTAAACTAGCAGGTTCTGTTATTTTATTTGGCGTCGCATCTGCTTTTATTGTGGCACTCATTAAAACAATTCTTGTGAAACTAGGTGTTGTATCATGGTAG
- a CDS encoding RluA family pseudouridine synthase: MRSLKTMVKLNTKRFHLEFIVQEDGKLLREFLAEKDISKRTLTAVKYDGGQLLVNGVERDVRVPLAIGDTVEVFFPPEKLSDGLLVEEGELDIIYEDEAILLLNKPAGKSTIPSLNHQFGTIANYVAGKFMREHIPSTVHIVTRLDYNTSGLLCIAKNRHIHHLFGKQMMSSTFKREYEAIVEGYVAKDDILINEPIGRKEGSIIERIVRDDGQEARTNVQVIDRFEKNGKPFTQVALSLQTGRTHQIRTHMKWLGHPLAGDDLYGGKRCVINRQALHCTTLSFYHPVSGKEKVFVSEVPEDMKKMLMGKM; encoded by the coding sequence ATGCGTTCATTGAAAACAATGGTTAAGCTGAACACCAAAAGGTTTCATTTAGAATTTATCGTGCAAGAAGACGGGAAGTTACTTCGTGAATTTCTTGCTGAAAAAGACATCTCAAAGAGAACGTTGACTGCTGTTAAGTATGACGGCGGGCAGTTACTCGTTAACGGAGTTGAACGAGATGTAAGAGTGCCTTTGGCGATTGGAGATACAGTCGAAGTGTTCTTTCCTCCTGAAAAGTTAAGTGATGGATTACTTGTAGAAGAAGGAGAACTGGACATCATCTATGAAGACGAAGCAATTTTACTTCTAAATAAACCAGCAGGGAAAAGTACAATCCCTTCTTTAAACCATCAATTCGGCACGATTGCAAACTACGTAGCGGGAAAGTTTATGCGAGAACACATCCCTTCTACTGTTCATATTGTGACACGTCTTGACTACAATACATCAGGCCTACTTTGTATTGCTAAAAATCGCCATATCCATCATTTATTTGGAAAACAGATGATGAGTTCAACATTCAAGCGAGAATATGAGGCGATTGTCGAAGGATATGTTGCAAAGGACGATATACTGATAAACGAACCGATTGGTAGAAAAGAAGGAAGTATAATAGAAAGAATTGTTCGTGATGATGGGCAAGAAGCTAGGACAAACGTTCAAGTTATTGATAGATTTGAAAAAAATGGGAAGCCATTTACGCAGGTTGCACTTAGTTTGCAAACAGGAAGAACCCATCAAATACGTACACATATGAAATGGTTAGGTCATCCTTTAGCTGGAGATGATTTATATGGGGGTAAAAGATGCGTGATTAATCGCCAAGCACTTCACTGTACAACGCTATCTTTTTATCATCCTGTGTCAGGAAAGGAGAAAGTGTTTGTAAGTGAAGTGCCTGAGGATATGAAAAAAATGCTTATGGGAAAGATGTAA